A region from the Branchiostoma lanceolatum isolate klBraLanc5 chromosome 2, klBraLanc5.hap2, whole genome shotgun sequence genome encodes:
- the LOC136428634 gene encoding uncharacterized protein codes for MNLLFRRVITGATLYYVGLQGYLVYHLKTAPPNNVQPNWSDGSKDMFHSGMEPGPAKPKLESATPKSREPMVQAVLSLYQSKPSLGAMEFYAPDATVEDPCFLFKGKREIAAAWYNMVKVIPTSETLSYKVDHSEDWVRISVNQKYCLRGIGLDIALPSVVYLTLTRTEEGKELIVNHTDEWYGKPLLERSNHFGFELIGTTARVFRRAHGWIATRYSCAPNVRDL; via the exons ATGAATCTACTCTTCAGGCGGGTCATCACTGGAGCCACCCTCTACTATGTAGGACTACAGGGCTACCTGGTCTATCATCTCAAAACAGCGCCGCCTAACAACGTCCAACCAAACTGGAGTGATGGCAGCAAGGACATGTTTCACTCAGGGATGGAGCCCGGGCCGGCCAAACCCAAG TTGGAAAGTGCAACACCCAAGTCCAGGGAGCCCATGGTGCAAGCCGTCCTCAGCCTGTACCAGTCCAAGCCTTCACTGGGTGCGATGGAGTTCTATGCCCCGGATGCTACAGTAGAGGACCCCTGCTTCCTCTTCAAGGGGAAGAGAGAGATAGCAGCAGCCTGGTACAACATGGTCAAGGTCATCCCTACATCAGAGACACTCAGCTACAAAGTCGACCATTCCGAAGATTGGGTCCGTATCTCGGTGAACCAGAAGTACTGCCTTCGCGGCATCGGACTTGACATCGCCTTGCCTTCTGTCGTCTATCTAACGTTGACAAGGACTGAGGAAGGGAAGGAGCTCATCGTAAACCACACAGATGAGTGGTACGGAAAACCCCTCCTGGAGAGGAGTAATCACTTTGGGTTTGAGCTGATAGGCACAACAGCTCGGGTCTTCCGTAGGGCACACGGTTGGATTGCAACACGATACAGCTGTGCACCCAATGTTAGAGACCTGTGA
- the LOC136428631 gene encoding protein FAM199X-B-like, which produces MLMEPTLTTAVASPWGSQLPSREPEAAPHVYHKYLDTGDLDADIQAIEAEIERVKQEKQVTQEYRRNLSTGNSASCSTSVASSEYDGDEDTIIDVGGISDNFFSGSESDYLNTSILNLLEDGNATDHVSLSTFELSDSDLDLQVSNNVNITQSKDDNKTESIPNLPNPPSPPKKKRKHLDNVPWTDMSDEEQISVVENLSHVISNSMGLREQLEVIRIISPDAKIHPSDNEFVIDLDVIDDAKLQQVRNFVKTCIDKRSKDCSSSSSSCSESSSSGCSSSSDGHVHAMTQAEKTKESKRQSRERRNQLKALRQRQKKEHRQAMKEKRSGFFGKEEVLNLQRVKEEEEEGLDVDILG; this is translated from the exons CTACCTTAACGACAGCTGTTGCAAG CCCGTGGGGCTCACAGTTGCCATCCAGAGAACCTGAGGCAGCCCCTCATGTGTACCACAAGTACCTGGACACTGGGGACTTGGATGcagacatccaggcaatagaAGCAGAAATAGAGAG AGTTAAACAGGAGAAGCAGGTGACTCAGGAATACAGAAGAAACCTGTCGACGGGCAACAGCGCGTCCTGCTCTACCTCGGTGGCCAGCTCAGAGTACGACGGGGACGAGGACACCATCATTGACGTCGGAGGCATCTCAGATAACTTCTTCAGCGGTTCGGAGTCAGACTACTTAAATACATCCATCTTGAACCTTCTCGAAGATGGAAATGCAACAG ACCATGTTTCCCTGAGCACCTTCGAGTTGTCCGACagtgaccttgaccttcaagTGTCAAACAACGTGAATATAACACAGAGTAAAGATGACAACAAAACAGAGAGCATCCCCAACCTACCAAATCCACCCAGCCCGccgaagaagaagagaaaacacCTGGACAATGTCCCATG GACGGACATGTCAGATGAAGAGCAGATCAGCGTGGTGGAGAACCTGAGTCATGTGATCAGTAACAGCATGGGCCTGCGGGAGCAGCTGGAGGTCATACGAATCATCAGTCCAGATGCCAAAATACACCCCTCGGACAACGAGTTTGTCATAG ATCTAGATGTGATAGATGATGCGAAGCTGCAGCAGGTGCGGAACTTCGTGAAGACGTGTATAGACAAGAGAAGTAAAGACTGCAGCTCGTCCTCCAGCAGCTGCAGTGAATCCAGCAGCAGTGGCTGCAGCAGTTCCAGCGATGGACACGTGCACGCCATGACGCAGGCAGAGAAGACAAAGGAATCAAAG AGACAATCTCGCGAAAGAAGAAACCAGCTGAAAGCACTGAGACAGAGACAGAAGAAAGAACACAGACAGGCCATGAAGGAAAAAAGAAGTGGATTTTTTGGCAAGGAGGAG gTCCTTAATTTGCAGAGGGTaaaagaagaggaggaggagggtcTAGACGTGGACATACTTGGATGA